The following proteins are encoded in a genomic region of Blastococcus colisei:
- a CDS encoding DUF4031 domain-containing protein, which yields MAVLIDTPVWPWRGRLWSHLVSDVSYDELHVFVETELGIPRRAFQGDHYDVPEDLYDIAVAAGAQPVGARELLARLMAAGLRVKKPRFGA from the coding sequence GTGGCCGTCCTGATCGACACCCCCGTGTGGCCGTGGCGGGGCCGGCTCTGGTCGCACCTGGTCAGCGACGTCTCCTACGACGAGCTGCACGTTTTCGTCGAGACCGAGCTCGGCATCCCACGGCGGGCGTTCCAGGGCGACCACTACGACGTCCCCGAGGACCTCTACGACATCGCCGTCGCGGCCGGCGCGCAGCCGGTGGGGGCGCGGGAGCTCCTCGCCCGGCTGATGGCCGCGGGGCTGCGTGTCAAGAAGCCGCGGTTCGGCGCCTGA
- a CDS encoding HD domain-containing protein: MSGLVGFDAWAGLAGDSGTSRTEWAALVAAWSEPHRRYHDLAHLAAVLGLVGELGESADPDAVRLAAWYHDVVYDPERADNEDVSAQRARAGLRGLVPEERLTEVERLVLLTAGHDPEPGDANGAVLCDADLAVLASVPSAYAAYASAIRAEYAHLSDEEFTAGRASVLEHLLSLESLYRTPVAQPWTATARANLSAELVLLRRRTAAS, translated from the coding sequence GTGAGCGGGCTCGTCGGGTTCGACGCCTGGGCCGGGCTGGCCGGCGACTCCGGCACGTCGCGGACCGAGTGGGCGGCCCTGGTCGCCGCCTGGAGCGAGCCGCACCGGCGCTATCACGACCTCGCCCACCTGGCCGCCGTCCTCGGATTGGTCGGTGAGCTCGGCGAGAGCGCCGACCCGGACGCCGTCCGGCTGGCGGCCTGGTACCACGACGTCGTCTACGACCCGGAGCGCGCCGACAACGAGGACGTCAGCGCGCAGCGCGCCCGGGCCGGGCTCCGGGGCCTCGTGCCGGAGGAACGCCTGACCGAGGTCGAGCGCCTGGTGCTCCTGACCGCCGGGCACGACCCCGAGCCGGGTGACGCGAACGGCGCGGTGCTCTGCGATGCCGATCTGGCCGTCCTGGCCTCCGTGCCTTCGGCCTACGCCGCCTACGCCTCGGCGATCCGCGCGGAGTACGCGCACCTCTCCGACGAGGAGTTCACCGCCGGGCGGGCCTCCGTCCTGGAGCATCTGCTCTCGCTGGAGTCGCTGTACCGCACCCCGGTGGCACAGCCGTGGACGGCGACCGCACGCGCCAACCTGAGCGCCGAACTCGTGCTGCTCAGGCGCCGAACCGCGGCTTCTTGA
- a CDS encoding DUF6458 family protein — translation MRLGTAIVLLALGAILTFAVRVDLSGVDLQIVGWILMAVGALGIVVELAVWGPRRRQVTRTDAYGAPGDGAPRRTTTEETY, via the coding sequence ATGCGGCTCGGAACCGCGATCGTCCTGCTCGCACTGGGCGCGATCCTCACGTTCGCCGTGCGGGTCGACCTCAGCGGCGTCGACCTGCAGATCGTCGGCTGGATCTTGATGGCGGTCGGCGCGCTCGGCATCGTGGTGGAGCTCGCCGTGTGGGGTCCCCGCCGGCGACAGGTCACCCGGACCGACGCCTACGGGGCGCCCGGCGACGGCGCGCCCCGGCGCACCACGACGGAGGAGACCTACTGA
- a CDS encoding ArgE/DapE family deacylase translates to MTLATSPGRAHLSDVEARVVDAVDEQWVVDRLSAMVAVPSVGGTAAESEVQHQLAGWLDELGCDVDTWQIDLAEAAGTADAPGQEVERTEAWGVVGTAPAAEGGVPALVLSGHTDVVPPGDRARWDGDPFVPRILGGDMHGRGACDMKAGVISSLAALAAVRTAGVRLVRPVALHGVIGEEDGGLGAWATLRRGHLGDVCVIPEPTAGAVVTANAGALTFRLEVEGHAAHAAMRDRGVSAVEKFAHLHAGLREFEAERQQDADPRFTSTSYPYGLSIGRVQAGDWASSVPDRLVAEGRYGVRLGEPVPVAQQAFEARVAAICAGDPWLAEHPVRVTWTGGAFASGQLPAGHPLLPAVQSAVADAGGGSTEERAIAAGSDLRQYVAAGIPTLHYGPGDLNLAHGPLEKVPLAEVVTAARAFALLTVRLCGVR, encoded by the coding sequence ATGACTCTGGCCACGTCCCCTGGCAGGGCCCACCTGAGCGACGTCGAGGCCCGCGTCGTCGATGCCGTGGACGAGCAGTGGGTGGTCGACCGGCTCTCCGCGATGGTCGCCGTTCCCTCCGTCGGCGGCACCGCCGCCGAGAGCGAGGTCCAGCACCAGCTGGCCGGCTGGCTCGACGAGCTCGGCTGCGACGTCGACACCTGGCAGATCGACCTCGCCGAGGCGGCCGGCACCGCGGACGCCCCCGGCCAGGAGGTCGAGCGGACCGAGGCGTGGGGCGTCGTCGGCACGGCGCCCGCGGCCGAGGGGGGCGTTCCCGCCCTGGTCCTCTCCGGTCACACCGACGTCGTCCCGCCCGGCGACCGCGCCCGCTGGGACGGCGACCCGTTCGTGCCCCGCATCCTCGGTGGCGACATGCACGGCCGCGGCGCCTGCGACATGAAGGCCGGCGTCATCTCCTCCCTTGCCGCGCTCGCCGCCGTCCGGACGGCGGGCGTGCGCCTGGTGCGGCCGGTGGCCCTGCACGGGGTGATCGGCGAGGAGGACGGCGGCCTGGGGGCCTGGGCGACGCTGCGCCGGGGGCACCTCGGTGACGTGTGCGTCATCCCTGAGCCGACCGCCGGTGCGGTGGTGACCGCCAACGCCGGGGCGCTCACCTTCCGGCTCGAGGTCGAGGGCCACGCCGCGCACGCCGCCATGCGGGACCGCGGCGTGAGTGCGGTGGAGAAGTTCGCTCATCTGCACGCCGGTCTGCGGGAGTTCGAGGCCGAGCGCCAGCAGGACGCCGACCCCCGCTTCACGAGCACGAGCTACCCCTACGGGCTCTCCATAGGGCGTGTGCAGGCCGGCGACTGGGCGAGCTCGGTCCCCGACCGGCTCGTGGCCGAGGGCCGCTACGGCGTCCGGCTGGGCGAGCCGGTGCCCGTCGCGCAGCAGGCGTTCGAGGCCCGGGTCGCCGCCATCTGCGCCGGTGACCCGTGGCTGGCCGAGCACCCGGTGCGGGTCACCTGGACCGGCGGCGCCTTCGCCAGCGGTCAGCTGCCCGCGGGGCATCCGCTGCTGCCGGCCGTGCAGTCCGCGGTCGCCGACGCGGGGGGCGGGTCGACGGAGGAGCGCGCGATCGCCGCCGGCAGCGATCTGCGGCAGTACGTGGCCGCCGGGATCCCGACGCTGCACTACGGCCCGGGCGACCTGAACCTGGCGCACGGACCGCTGGAGAAGGTGCCGCTGGCCGAGGTGGTCACCGCCGCCCGTGCGTTCGCACTGCTCACGGTGCGGCTCTGCGGGGTCCGGTGA
- a CDS encoding helix-turn-helix transcriptional regulator has translation MVPQPPALTLTGSFMVGTGSDLSEVRATIDVVPRWDDAPMVGRASELAHLLARLDRAASGRTSSVVLAGDAGVGKTRLLDELTARAAARGVRVLLGHCVDLGDVGLPYLPFVDLLRPVAADPELVPAAASNPVLAALLAGQPVSSLPVLPVTEGRDLSRPLPHRAAPQPVDDGRLQLFESVAGLICELASSTPLLIVLEDVHWADRSSRDLLRYLLARLVDVPVAVVASYRADDLHRRHPLRPLLAELVRLPGVERLELAPLPDSEVGTLVRRLAAGAGSLPESTVEDVVARAEGNAFYAEELLAAGLHGEALPLGLTDVLLARVEQRSPAAQQVLRTAAVAGRRVRHELVAAVGELGGGELEEALAEAVHHHLLVVSDDGYRFRHALLREAVLADLLPGERVRLHAAIATYLAREPGAGTAAERAHHARESNDLPGALSASLEAATAACCVGAPAEQLQYLEAVLALWSAVPDAAERAGRDQVALLLETAAAARMVGELHRAVALLRSALDLLGTDADPVTRARVHYTLAQAMVRVEDLTGAHRESSAAMALVPADPPSEVRTWAAATHARMAYSLMLVDEGDAAAEEALTAADALGLDSAWSDTAVSQVRSRQDTDAAAVQRRLDEALMRASRSGDVDVEMRVLFNRATFAFEDGRIAESLDWTRRATSRARELGMEWSFYPAELRHLQVTALYMLGHWDESLAEADLLARVPEMAAHVRAAGLLVQVGRGDAEAQQRLAWARELIPRLNAHVLLSLVTAAAEIDLAAWAGDAEAAVRIATDTSRRLQLLWESDHLGVLRLVASALHPVADAAVAARLLGDTGAARRWTATGEPLVDIARSAVAGFREQVGEMGVEGTAWLARVEAETARLRGDATTELWRAAVEAFGFGHVYEEARSRWRLAEALLACDDRAGAAEQAGLAHEVAVRLGAVPLRTALEALSRRGRLDVGGVRTVDVSAVMTPREAEVLRLLAQGRTNRQIGAELYISEKTASVHVSNILAKLGANGRTEAVAIAAQRGMLV, from the coding sequence GTGGTTCCGCAACCGCCGGCGCTCACGCTGACCGGCTCCTTCATGGTGGGAACCGGCTCGGACCTGTCGGAGGTCCGTGCCACGATCGACGTCGTGCCACGTTGGGACGACGCGCCGATGGTGGGACGGGCCTCCGAGCTCGCCCATCTACTGGCGCGTCTCGACCGGGCCGCCTCGGGGAGGACGAGCAGCGTCGTCCTGGCCGGCGACGCCGGGGTCGGCAAGACCCGCCTGCTCGACGAACTCACCGCCCGTGCGGCAGCGCGCGGGGTCCGGGTGCTGCTCGGGCACTGCGTCGACCTCGGTGACGTGGGACTTCCGTACCTGCCGTTCGTCGACCTGCTGCGCCCGGTGGCGGCCGACCCGGAGCTGGTTCCCGCCGCGGCGTCGAACCCCGTGCTCGCCGCCTTGCTGGCTGGGCAGCCCGTGTCCTCCCTCCCGGTGCTGCCGGTCACCGAGGGCCGCGACCTGAGCCGGCCGCTGCCGCACCGGGCGGCCCCCCAGCCGGTCGACGACGGTCGGCTGCAGCTGTTCGAATCCGTGGCCGGGCTGATCTGCGAGCTGGCCTCGAGCACCCCGCTGTTGATCGTCCTGGAGGACGTGCACTGGGCCGACAGGTCCAGCCGTGACCTGCTGCGGTACCTGCTGGCCCGTCTGGTCGACGTGCCGGTGGCGGTGGTGGCCTCCTACCGCGCCGACGACCTGCACCGCCGTCACCCGCTCCGCCCGCTGCTCGCCGAGCTGGTGCGGCTGCCCGGGGTGGAGCGCCTCGAACTCGCGCCGCTGCCCGACTCCGAGGTGGGCACCCTGGTCCGCCGGCTGGCTGCCGGCGCCGGGTCGCTGCCCGAGTCCACGGTGGAGGACGTGGTGGCGCGGGCGGAGGGCAACGCCTTCTACGCCGAGGAGTTGCTGGCCGCCGGTCTCCACGGGGAGGCGCTGCCGCTGGGGCTGACCGACGTCCTGCTGGCCCGGGTGGAGCAGCGCTCACCGGCCGCTCAGCAGGTGCTGCGCACCGCGGCGGTCGCCGGCCGCCGCGTGCGGCACGAGCTGGTGGCCGCCGTCGGGGAACTGGGTGGCGGCGAGCTCGAGGAGGCGCTGGCCGAGGCCGTGCACCACCACCTGCTGGTCGTCTCCGACGACGGCTACCGCTTCCGGCACGCGCTGCTACGGGAGGCGGTCCTGGCCGACCTGCTACCGGGGGAGCGGGTGCGCTTGCACGCGGCCATCGCGACCTACCTGGCTCGGGAGCCGGGCGCCGGGACGGCGGCGGAGCGGGCCCACCACGCGCGGGAGAGCAACGACCTCCCCGGTGCCCTGAGCGCCTCCCTGGAGGCCGCGACCGCGGCCTGCTGCGTAGGCGCCCCCGCCGAGCAGTTGCAGTACCTGGAGGCGGTGCTGGCGCTGTGGTCGGCGGTGCCTGACGCCGCTGAGCGCGCCGGCCGTGACCAGGTGGCTCTGCTGCTGGAGACCGCGGCCGCCGCGCGGATGGTGGGGGAGCTGCACCGTGCCGTCGCGCTCCTGAGGTCGGCGCTGGACCTCCTCGGCACCGACGCCGACCCGGTCACCCGAGCTCGGGTGCACTACACGTTGGCCCAGGCCATGGTGCGCGTCGAGGACCTCACCGGGGCGCACCGGGAGAGCAGCGCCGCCATGGCGCTGGTACCGGCTGACCCGCCGTCGGAGGTGCGCACCTGGGCGGCCGCCACGCACGCCCGGATGGCTTACTCGCTGATGCTCGTGGACGAGGGCGACGCGGCGGCCGAGGAGGCGCTGACCGCCGCCGACGCGCTGGGGCTGGACAGCGCCTGGTCCGATACCGCGGTGTCCCAGGTGCGTTCACGGCAGGACACGGACGCGGCCGCGGTGCAGCGCCGGCTGGACGAGGCGCTGATGCGCGCCAGCCGGTCGGGCGACGTGGACGTCGAGATGCGCGTCCTGTTCAACCGCGCGACCTTCGCCTTCGAGGACGGGCGGATCGCGGAGTCCCTGGACTGGACGCGGCGAGCTACGTCGCGCGCTCGAGAGCTCGGTATGGAGTGGTCGTTCTACCCAGCGGAACTACGCCACCTGCAGGTGACCGCGCTCTACATGCTGGGGCACTGGGACGAGAGCCTGGCCGAGGCCGATCTGCTGGCCCGCGTACCGGAAATGGCAGCGCACGTCCGCGCTGCGGGCCTGCTCGTGCAGGTGGGGCGGGGAGACGCCGAGGCGCAGCAGCGGCTGGCGTGGGCGAGAGAACTGATTCCGCGGTTGAACGCGCACGTGCTGCTCTCCCTCGTGACCGCCGCCGCGGAGATCGATCTGGCTGCGTGGGCCGGGGACGCAGAGGCCGCGGTCAGGATCGCCACTGACACCTCGCGCCGGCTGCAGCTGCTCTGGGAGTCCGACCACCTGGGCGTGCTCAGGCTGGTCGCCTCGGCGCTGCACCCGGTGGCCGACGCGGCGGTGGCTGCGCGGCTGCTCGGCGATACCGGCGCCGCCAGGCGGTGGACGGCGACGGGGGAGCCGCTGGTGGACATCGCGCGGTCTGCCGTGGCGGGCTTCCGGGAGCAGGTCGGCGAGATGGGCGTCGAGGGGACGGCGTGGTTGGCCCGGGTGGAGGCCGAGACAGCGCGATTGCGCGGGGACGCGACGACCGAGCTGTGGCGCGCCGCGGTCGAGGCGTTCGGCTTCGGGCACGTCTACGAGGAGGCCCGGTCCCGCTGGCGGCTGGCGGAGGCGCTGCTGGCCTGCGACGACCGCGCCGGGGCGGCGGAGCAAGCGGGGCTCGCCCATGAGGTCGCCGTCCGGCTGGGAGCGGTGCCGCTGCGCACCGCGCTCGAAGCGCTGAGTCGTCGTGGGCGGCTGGACGTCGGGGGAGTGCGGACCGTCGACG
- a CDS encoding phospholipid scramblase-related protein, producing the protein MTQPPPPPGWYPDPAGGGGTRWWDGQGWTDHVQHAAPPPPAPPTGYGSGPSLYEQPVLLVSQKTKLIELTNEYAVLDGQGQQIGAVVQVGQSGLKKAVRFVSNLDQFLTHTLEVRDARGPVLVLTRPAKLMKSRVVVQRPDGARIGEIVQANVFGKIRFDLVANGAVVGAIQAENWRAWDFAIIDAAGVEVARITKKWEGLARTMFTTADRYVVLVHYRLPEPLASMVIASALTVDTALKQDDRGFN; encoded by the coding sequence GTGACGCAGCCTCCTCCGCCGCCCGGCTGGTACCCCGACCCCGCCGGTGGGGGCGGGACCCGATGGTGGGACGGCCAGGGATGGACCGACCACGTCCAGCACGCCGCACCGCCACCACCCGCGCCGCCGACCGGGTACGGCAGCGGTCCGTCGCTCTACGAGCAACCGGTGCTGCTGGTCAGCCAGAAGACCAAGCTGATCGAGCTCACCAACGAGTACGCCGTCCTCGACGGACAGGGCCAGCAGATCGGCGCCGTCGTCCAGGTGGGGCAGAGCGGCCTCAAGAAGGCCGTCCGGTTCGTCTCCAACCTCGACCAGTTCCTCACCCACACGCTCGAGGTCCGCGACGCTCGTGGGCCGGTGCTCGTGCTGACCCGACCGGCGAAGCTCATGAAGTCGCGGGTCGTCGTGCAGCGCCCGGACGGCGCCCGGATCGGCGAGATCGTCCAGGCCAACGTGTTCGGGAAGATCCGCTTCGACCTGGTGGCGAACGGGGCGGTGGTCGGTGCGATCCAGGCCGAGAACTGGCGTGCCTGGGACTTCGCGATCATCGACGCTGCCGGGGTGGAGGTCGCCCGCATCACGAAGAAGTGGGAGGGCCTGGCCCGGACGATGTTCACCACCGCCGACCGCTACGTCGTCCTGGTGCACTACCGGCTGCCGGAACCGCTGGCCAGCATGGTGATCGCCTCGGCCCTGACCGTGGACACCGCGCTGAAGCAGGACGACCGCGGCTTCAATTAG
- a CDS encoding alkaline phosphatase D family protein, translated as MERASWETPVRDGVDLVLGPMPRYADATAVTLWLEATGSCEVEVRAGPMTCRDHTFEVEGHHYALVVIEGLAPGTDLPYTVALDGRVVWPAAGAQRPPSRLRTTPPSGDLHVVLGSCRVDRPHREPWDLEPERDVRGVGVDALRALSVSCARGERPLPDLLLMLGDQVYADEGLAPRVREWQVERRGPESEPRHGVADFEEYTWLYRDSWSDADVRWLLSTVPTAMVFDDHDVHDDWNTSEAWRHQIQRLPWWSERITGAYMSYWVYQHLGNVSPAELAEDGLLPALQAPGARGGPLRDRARRADDEVDGRKLSWWSYVRDLGTTRLVVVDTRSGRVLEQGRRSMLSEPEWQGVEGQLRGDCTHLLVASSLPVFMERAVHDLESWSEAVCGGAWGRRAAQWGERIRQALDLEHWAAFRSSFDRLAHRLAEVGAGRRGTAPASVLVLSGDVHHSYVASIRYPSAREVRSAVVQVVSSPLRNAFPRRLQRAFRFSSTPFARLIGRGLARSVRLPSPEAEWQVTTGPVYGNTLTSLLLDGGQADLRFERAVLERGRAALREVHRERLDQHRRPEAHRSSV; from the coding sequence GTGGAGAGAGCCTCGTGGGAGACCCCGGTCCGGGACGGCGTCGACCTCGTCCTGGGGCCGATGCCCCGATACGCCGACGCGACGGCGGTGACACTCTGGCTGGAGGCCACGGGTTCGTGCGAGGTCGAGGTCCGGGCCGGGCCGATGACCTGCCGGGACCACACCTTCGAGGTGGAGGGACACCACTACGCACTGGTCGTCATCGAGGGGTTGGCGCCCGGCACGGACCTGCCCTACACGGTGGCTCTCGACGGCCGTGTCGTCTGGCCTGCCGCCGGTGCGCAGCGGCCGCCGAGCCGCCTGCGGACGACGCCGCCGTCCGGGGACCTGCACGTGGTCCTCGGCTCCTGCCGCGTGGACCGTCCGCACCGGGAGCCGTGGGACCTGGAGCCGGAGCGGGACGTGCGCGGGGTGGGCGTGGATGCCCTCCGCGCCCTGTCGGTGTCCTGTGCCCGCGGCGAGCGCCCGTTGCCCGACCTGCTCCTCATGCTGGGAGATCAGGTGTACGCGGACGAGGGGCTGGCGCCGCGCGTCCGCGAGTGGCAGGTGGAGCGCCGCGGCCCCGAGAGCGAGCCGCGGCACGGCGTGGCCGACTTCGAGGAGTACACCTGGCTCTACCGGGACTCGTGGTCGGACGCCGACGTGCGTTGGTTGCTGTCCACGGTGCCCACGGCCATGGTCTTCGACGACCACGACGTCCACGACGACTGGAACACCTCGGAGGCGTGGCGGCACCAGATCCAGCGGCTGCCGTGGTGGTCGGAGCGGATCACCGGCGCCTACATGTCGTACTGGGTCTACCAGCACCTCGGCAACGTCTCGCCGGCCGAACTGGCCGAGGACGGGCTGCTGCCGGCGCTGCAGGCTCCCGGTGCCCGCGGGGGTCCACTGCGCGATCGGGCGCGGCGGGCCGACGACGAGGTCGACGGCCGCAAGCTGTCGTGGTGGAGCTACGTGCGCGACCTCGGCACCACCCGCCTCGTGGTGGTGGACACCCGGTCGGGCCGGGTCCTCGAGCAGGGCCGGCGGAGCATGCTCAGCGAGCCGGAATGGCAAGGCGTCGAGGGGCAACTGCGGGGCGACTGCACTCACCTGCTCGTCGCCAGCTCGCTGCCGGTGTTCATGGAGCGTGCCGTGCACGACCTGGAGAGCTGGAGCGAGGCGGTGTGCGGCGGGGCCTGGGGCCGCCGGGCGGCGCAGTGGGGCGAGCGGATCCGGCAGGCGCTGGACCTGGAGCACTGGGCAGCCTTCCGGAGCTCCTTCGATCGGCTCGCGCACCGGCTGGCCGAGGTGGGCGCCGGCCGGCGGGGGACGGCGCCGGCCAGCGTGCTGGTGCTCTCCGGCGACGTGCACCACTCCTACGTGGCCTCAATTCGTTATCCGTCCGCCCGCGAGGTCCGCAGCGCCGTCGTGCAGGTGGTCAGCTCGCCCTTGCGCAACGCGTTCCCGCGGCGGCTCCAGCGCGCCTTCCGATTCAGCTCGACGCCGTTCGCGCGACTGATCGGCCGAGGGCTGGCCCGCTCGGTGCGCCTGCCGTCCCCCGAGGCCGAGTGGCAGGTGACGACCGGTCCCGTCTACGGCAACACCCTCACCAGCCTGCTCCTGGACGGCGGCCAGGCCGACCTGCGGTTCGAGCGTGCCGTCCTGGAGCGGGGTCGGGCGGCGCTGCGCGAGGTCCACCGGGAGCGCCTGGACCAGCACCGCCGTCCTGAGGCCCACAGGTCCTCGGTCTGA